A single Parabacteroides timonensis DNA region contains:
- a CDS encoding HU family DNA-binding protein, with the protein MNKNDLAKEIAGRMSVTATQAQRFIDTMDEVITESLKCNEPVLIQNFGHYVPWKQAKRMGRNPRTGQECIIRERISVKFKPGKGLIDKINGE; encoded by the coding sequence ATGAACAAGAATGATTTAGCAAAAGAAATAGCAGGCCGTATGTCGGTAACAGCTACGCAAGCTCAACGTTTTATAGATACGATGGATGAAGTGATTACCGAGTCGTTAAAATGTAACGAGCCTGTTTTAATACAAAATTTCGGTCATTATGTGCCTTGGAAACAAGCAAAGCGTATGGGGCGCAACCCGCGGACCGGGCAGGAGTGTATCATCAGGGAGCGTATAAGTGTCAAATTCAAACCGGGTAAAGGGCTGATTGATAAAATAAATGGGGAATGA
- a CDS encoding polysaccharide biosynthesis/export family protein: MKKFKGLFLGWILTSLLLSCGSVKDIAYLQGGDSLFDRMAVTDTFEMKIRKDDILDIVVSCADPTLLTPFNINSVGYGMGYSGTTSNNRGYLVEADGTINFPLLGKIKVAGLCRRELREFIQEGLKKEGYIKDPIVTVRFLNFRIMVLGEVARPGTFNITSERVTLFEALSLAGDLTIHGRRNRVAVVREQDGERTILYHDLRSRDVFKSPDYYLQQNDMVYVEPNRVKAETSTHNQFTNLGTWVSFASFVMSVCVLIFK; this comes from the coding sequence ATGAAAAAGTTTAAAGGATTGTTTTTGGGCTGGATATTGACCAGCTTGTTGCTTTCTTGCGGCTCGGTGAAGGATATTGCTTATCTGCAGGGAGGAGACAGTTTGTTTGACAGGATGGCTGTTACCGATACTTTTGAAATGAAGATCAGAAAAGACGATATACTCGATATTGTGGTGAGTTGTGCAGATCCGACATTGTTGACTCCTTTTAATATTAATTCAGTAGGATATGGCATGGGGTATTCCGGTACAACAAGTAATAACCGGGGGTATCTTGTGGAAGCGGATGGGACTATCAATTTCCCTTTATTAGGGAAGATAAAAGTGGCAGGTTTATGCCGGAGAGAACTGAGAGAATTCATACAGGAGGGGCTGAAAAAAGAAGGGTATATAAAAGATCCGATCGTTACAGTCCGTTTTCTGAATTTTCGCATTATGGTGTTAGGAGAAGTTGCCCGTCCCGGAACATTTAACATCACTTCAGAAAGGGTTACCTTGTTCGAAGCGTTAAGCCTGGCGGGTGACTTGACGATACATGGACGCCGTAACCGGGTGGCAGTGGTACGCGAACAGGATGGGGAACGTACTATATTATATCATGATCTCCGGTCGAGGGATGTGTTCAAATCTCCGGATTATTATCTGCAACAGAATGATATGGTTTATGTAGAGCCTAACCGGGTAAAAGCGGAAACCAGTACGCATAATCAGTTTACCAATTTGGGTACATGGGTATCTTTTGCTTCGTTCGTCATGTCGGTTTGTGTACTTATTTTTAAATAA
- a CDS encoding GumC family protein gives MNEEKPYIENWTLKSDFNLRAILDVLIAKWYWFMLSVVFCLGVAYVYTKSVPVVYKREAVVQIKNKKKTEEAFNEKQIFDDNNYNVDGEILIFKSRMLMRKVVDKLGLNIGYTIDKGLTSEVLYADVPLAISFPDSTFFRPATFSIIPLENDRFRIEGLEDDPDGVMEYTFGKLLDSPIGRMLVTRTSFFTDDWLGVPIQIACAEKEALVSSLLGGLEAGRSVKDANLITLTYQDMNPKRGDDILNMLIQVYVDEAMEDKNVIIRNTAVFIDERLQLINEELGNVEGDIEEYRKRNQSVDFGWETRISLENRNLYDREVAELTTQIELIGLIRQYLHDPLKEERLLPANTGIANVGIEAMIEKYNTVLLERDKLKINAGDNSPAVRERNEELISLRRTISESLGNTKDAVNSKLDFTRRKQMLEAKKINNFPTQQKYVLSVERQQKIKEELFLYLLNKREENALTLATADSNLRIVDEAYDAGRAGANTLVILLGAFLAGLFIPAMSFYIRYLLNVKVRGRKDIEDNLTIPFLGEIPRKPAKSDMVLVREQGRDPISESFRIIRSNLDFMLEKKSKTQSIMFTSFNPDSGKTFISSNLAVALALTGKRVILLEMDIRKGSEKDDKGKIVPGLTNYLSGNITDTGSIIRTSRWYSNLDVIASGPVPPNPSELLLNSRLDELMAELRERYEYILLDTVPYGIVADAQVISRVADLCVYVIREGAMDRRLLPEVEKLYATGKLPRMAVVLNEARYQYAGYSYYGSYGYYEYGHRKKKKR, from the coding sequence ATGAACGAGGAAAAACCTTATATTGAGAACTGGACTCTTAAAAGCGATTTTAACTTACGTGCAATTCTGGATGTTCTGATTGCCAAATGGTATTGGTTTATGTTGTCGGTCGTGTTCTGTCTGGGCGTAGCCTATGTGTATACAAAATCGGTTCCGGTGGTTTATAAACGGGAGGCTGTTGTACAGATTAAGAATAAAAAGAAAACAGAGGAAGCTTTTAATGAAAAGCAGATATTTGATGACAATAACTATAATGTTGATGGAGAAATATTGATTTTCAAATCGCGTATGCTGATGCGGAAAGTTGTCGACAAACTAGGCTTGAATATCGGGTATACAATAGATAAAGGGCTGACAAGTGAGGTTTTATATGCAGATGTTCCTTTGGCGATCAGTTTCCCTGATTCGACATTTTTTCGTCCGGCAACATTTTCGATTATCCCATTGGAAAACGATCGTTTCAGAATTGAAGGGTTGGAAGACGATCCGGACGGAGTGATGGAATATACTTTTGGAAAACTGCTGGATAGTCCGATCGGGCGGATGCTTGTAACCCGAACTTCTTTTTTTACGGATGACTGGCTGGGTGTCCCGATACAGATTGCCTGTGCGGAGAAAGAAGCGCTTGTTTCTTCGTTGCTGGGTGGACTTGAGGCAGGGCGTTCGGTAAAAGATGCCAATCTGATCACATTGACCTATCAGGATATGAATCCGAAAAGAGGGGATGATATACTGAATATGTTAATACAGGTGTATGTGGACGAGGCGATGGAAGATAAAAATGTAATTATACGGAATACGGCTGTCTTTATCGATGAACGGTTACAGTTGATCAATGAAGAATTGGGTAATGTGGAAGGGGATATTGAGGAATATCGGAAACGGAATCAATCGGTAGATTTCGGGTGGGAAACCCGGATTTCTTTGGAAAATAGGAACCTATACGATCGGGAGGTCGCCGAACTGACTACTCAGATCGAATTGATCGGCCTGATCCGGCAGTATTTGCATGATCCCCTGAAAGAAGAACGTTTGCTTCCGGCTAATACAGGCATTGCGAACGTTGGAATAGAGGCTATGATTGAAAAATACAATACCGTATTGCTGGAACGGGATAAATTGAAGATCAACGCAGGGGATAATAGCCCGGCCGTTAGGGAGCGAAATGAGGAGCTGATCTCTTTACGGCGTACCATCAGTGAAAGTTTAGGGAATACGAAAGATGCTGTCAATTCGAAACTGGATTTTACCCGTCGTAAACAGATGTTGGAAGCAAAAAAGATCAATAATTTCCCTACGCAACAGAAATATGTTTTGTCGGTGGAACGGCAGCAGAAAATTAAAGAAGAACTGTTCCTGTATTTATTGAATAAACGGGAGGAAAATGCGTTGACACTGGCAACAGCCGATAGTAACCTCCGGATTGTCGATGAGGCTTACGATGCAGGTCGTGCGGGAGCCAATACGTTGGTGATTCTGCTGGGGGCTTTCCTTGCCGGTCTATTCATACCTGCAATGTCTTTCTATATTCGATATTTATTGAATGTCAAGGTACGTGGCCGTAAGGATATAGAGGATAACCTGACAATTCCCTTCCTGGGAGAAATACCTCGAAAACCGGCCAAATCGGATATGGTGCTGGTTCGGGAACAAGGGCGTGATCCGATCTCTGAATCCTTCCGTATTATTCGTTCCAATCTGGATTTTATGTTGGAGAAAAAATCGAAAACGCAATCCATTATGTTTACTTCGTTTAATCCGGATTCGGGAAAGACTTTTATATCATCTAATCTGGCGGTGGCTTTGGCTTTAACAGGCAAGCGGGTTATTTTGCTGGAGATGGATATTCGCAAGGGATCGGAGAAAGATGATAAGGGGAAAATTGTACCGGGACTGACGAATTATCTGTCCGGTAATATCACAGATACCGGAAGTATTATCCGGACAAGCCGTTGGTATTCGAATCTGGATGTGATAGCTTCCGGACCGGTACCTCCCAATCCGTCAGAACTTTTGTTAAATAGTCGTTTAGACGAATTGATGGCAGAACTTAGAGAACGGTATGAGTATATCCTGCTGGATACGGTTCCTTATGGGATTGTGGCGGATGCTCAGGTAATCAGCCGGGTTGCCGATCTGTGTGTCTATGTGATTCGGGAAGGGGCTATGGATCGCAGATTATTGCCTGAAGTAGAAAAATTATATGCTACCGGTAAATTACCGCGTATGGCAGTAGTATTGAATGAGGCTCGTTACCAATATGCGGGATATAGTTATTACGGGAGTTATGGATATTATGAATATGGTCATAGAAAAAAGAAGAAAAGATGA
- a CDS encoding glycosyltransferase family 25 protein, translating to MKIKTYLINIKESTERKERVLRDISRYSLLDVEIVEAVNGKKLSEEEKDSLFDRKRFMWQYAREPLDGEIGCTLSHRECYRRLLESDNEYALILEDDVRFMYPDDVEFVLKKAVGILLSCKNSIITLTHHHIYFSKRLWSLKNYSFYRIWTAYGTCAYLINRGAAKKLLSIDKPFILADDFQYICLKGIYIQGIYPWLALDASTMKSISSEIIDNRDNIAYIKIPFKYRLKKSILGKFRGLLFRMHILKWR from the coding sequence ATGAAAATAAAGACTTATCTTATAAATATAAAGGAATCGACAGAGCGTAAGGAGAGAGTATTACGGGATATTTCGAGGTATTCTTTACTGGATGTGGAAATAGTAGAAGCGGTCAACGGTAAGAAACTTTCCGAAGAGGAAAAGGATTCGTTATTCGATCGGAAACGTTTTATGTGGCAATATGCCCGTGAACCATTGGACGGAGAAATCGGATGTACTTTAAGCCATCGGGAATGTTATCGCAGATTACTGGAATCTGACAACGAATATGCGTTAATACTGGAAGATGATGTTCGTTTTATGTATCCGGATGATGTGGAATTTGTTTTGAAAAAGGCTGTCGGTATATTGCTTTCCTGTAAAAACAGTATTATTACCCTGACTCATCATCATATTTATTTTTCTAAAAGACTTTGGAGTTTGAAAAACTATTCTTTTTATCGTATATGGACTGCTTATGGAACATGTGCTTATCTGATCAACCGGGGTGCTGCAAAAAAGTTATTGTCAATTGATAAACCTTTTATTTTAGCAGATGATTTTCAATATATATGTTTGAAAGGCATTTATATTCAGGGAATATATCCCTGGTTGGCATTGGATGCTTCAACCATGAAGTCGATTTCTTCGGAAATAATAGATAACAGGGATAATATAGCCTATATAAAAATTCCATTTAAGTATCGGTTGAAAAAAAGTATATTAGGAAAATTTAGAGGTCTGCTTTTCCGGATGCATATTTTAAAATGGCGTTGA
- a CDS encoding glycosyltransferase family 2 protein, producing the protein MRSFTFSIIVPVYNSESFIKVCLDSILEQTYPDFELLLIDDGSTDRSGEICDEYAGKDSRIRVFHEKNEGVSASRNKGLEMASGWYVNFVDSDDWVSPDYLQSYVDARKDFDYDIVYTEMVRHYKGQERFVQLPDCSAVRPEDLPYILNRLFDNGEFGYACNKSLKREIVDRCGIRFDRRISFFEDMIFMLDFCLNIQSVRLYPAQIYNYRIHLSSQSFNRNIGFKKHYLACITSCDKATILARKIDNPQLYETIKRYCSSSRQITVMNMYRVNKIPKRKERLAYLKKLHDRSPIDGWNKGIVGVGLNIKNILLADLFLMTIFTLGRLLRSLKNSR; encoded by the coding sequence ATGAGATCTTTTACTTTTTCAATTATAGTGCCGGTTTATAATAGCGAGTCTTTTATAAAGGTTTGCCTCGATAGTATATTGGAGCAAACTTATCCGGATTTTGAATTATTGTTGATCGATGACGGTTCGACCGATCGAAGTGGTGAGATATGCGATGAATATGCCGGAAAAGATTCTCGCATACGGGTATTTCATGAAAAGAACGAGGGCGTTTCCGCTTCCAGAAACAAAGGTCTGGAGATGGCTTCCGGGTGGTATGTCAATTTTGTGGATTCGGATGATTGGGTCTCTCCTGATTACCTGCAATCGTATGTAGATGCCAGGAAAGATTTCGACTATGATATTGTGTATACGGAGATGGTAAGACATTATAAGGGACAAGAACGTTTTGTTCAATTGCCGGATTGTTCGGCTGTTCGTCCGGAAGATTTACCATATATATTGAACCGTTTATTCGACAATGGTGAATTTGGATATGCCTGTAATAAATCGCTGAAAAGGGAGATTGTCGATCGTTGTGGGATACGGTTTGATCGTCGGATTTCTTTCTTTGAAGATATGATATTTATGTTGGATTTTTGTTTGAATATTCAATCTGTTCGTTTATATCCTGCGCAGATATACAATTACAGAATTCATTTGTCATCACAGTCGTTTAATCGGAATATTGGTTTTAAAAAACATTATTTAGCCTGTATCACCAGTTGTGATAAAGCAACGATATTGGCCCGGAAAATAGATAATCCCCAATTGTATGAGACCATAAAAAGGTATTGTTCTTCTAGCAGGCAAATAACGGTAATGAATATGTATCGGGTAAATAAAATACCTAAACGAAAAGAACGGTTGGCGTATTTAAAAAAGTTGCATGATCGCTCTCCTATCGATGGTTGGAATAAGGGGATAGTAGGAGTGGGATTGAATATAAAAAATATTTTATTGGCTGATTTATTTCTGATGACCATTTTTACTCTGGGACGGTTATTGCGGAGTTTGAAAAATAGTAGATAA
- a CDS encoding glycosyltransferase family protein — protein MTTQREIRKIDIIEKFSPRHPSIAGRSVKLMADILHSNGLDVHTFSIDAVYKGQVAEKIRLPYPVTELKAIYNGNNKILRLLVGLLDGFRLVFSACRMTDADVRIVLTNPSLINFWAALFKYFSRSRWVFWTMDLYPDAFCSAGLVKSTNPLFRIIHHWVYQTAPDYMIALGERQYAYLKEKYKKEIPHTVLPAGVNIMKQVKEMPDWKEGNKDKITMCYAGNLGEAHDALFLFQLIDRMDPEKFMILLALYGSKANWLLEKVRFKQGVVIVNHVELEFIDINIASLLPCWNHVCVPSKVVSAICAGTSVLYNASEYSEGYCMFPKALWLISETDDYERSIVDFYHSVTREIIDTKKQAAREYARQLVVMQENAFQEIIQYCKNTK, from the coding sequence ATGACTACACAAAGAGAAATAAGAAAGATCGATATTATTGAAAAATTCAGTCCGCGACATCCATCCATCGCTGGTCGGTCTGTTAAATTAATGGCAGATATTCTTCATTCAAACGGGTTGGATGTACATACATTTTCGATAGATGCTGTTTACAAGGGACAAGTTGCGGAAAAGATCCGGCTTCCGTATCCGGTGACGGAATTGAAAGCTATTTACAATGGTAATAATAAAATACTCCGTTTACTGGTAGGCTTACTAGATGGTTTTCGCCTGGTGTTCAGCGCGTGTAGAATGACGGATGCGGATGTGCGGATTGTCTTGACCAATCCATCGCTGATCAATTTTTGGGCGGCTCTATTTAAATATTTCAGTCGCTCTCGATGGGTATTCTGGACGATGGATTTATATCCTGATGCTTTTTGTTCGGCTGGATTGGTAAAGTCGACAAATCCGTTATTCAGGATTATCCATCATTGGGTGTATCAGACGGCTCCGGATTATATGATTGCATTAGGTGAAAGGCAATATGCTTATCTGAAAGAAAAGTATAAAAAAGAGATTCCGCATACTGTTCTTCCTGCCGGGGTGAATATCATGAAACAAGTAAAAGAAATGCCGGACTGGAAAGAAGGTAATAAGGATAAAATAACTATGTGCTATGCCGGGAATCTGGGAGAGGCTCACGATGCTTTGTTTCTTTTTCAGTTAATAGACCGGATGGATCCTGAAAAGTTTATGATACTTTTAGCTCTTTATGGTTCAAAGGCTAATTGGCTATTGGAAAAGGTGAGATTTAAACAAGGAGTAGTTATAGTCAATCATGTAGAACTGGAGTTTATCGATATAAATATAGCATCTTTATTACCCTGCTGGAATCATGTATGTGTGCCTTCGAAAGTTGTCAGCGCTATTTGTGCAGGAACTTCGGTTTTGTATAATGCTTCGGAATATTCAGAAGGTTATTGTATGTTTCCTAAGGCTCTTTGGTTAATCAGCGAAACAGATGATTATGAGCGGTCGATTGTCGATTTTTATCATTCTGTGACTAGGGAGATAATCGATACAAAGAAACAGGCTGCCAGAGAATATGCCCGACAACTGGTTGTTATGCAGGAAAATGCTTTTCAGGAAATTATTCAATATTGTAAAAATACAAAATGA
- a CDS encoding NAD-dependent epimerase/dehydratase family protein, translating to MKITLIGASGFVGTRLIEYLRPTLYSLQNIDKRQSLSYPKITTVANVLDKEKLVSLLAGTDVVVLLAAEHRDDVSPVSLYYDVNVGGMRNTLKAMEINGIKRIVFTSSVAVYGLNKKCPDENHPADPFNHYGKSKWEAELVLQKWYQTHSDWNINIIRPTVIFGERNRGNVYNLLRQISSGKFLMVGNGNNKKSMAYVGNIVAFLEFLITEKTAGYNVYNYVDQPDFTMNELVEHVSKVLKIHIPTTHFPFWLGMLGGYCFDLLAFLSRRKQTISSVRVKKFCATTQFNAGKIQQSGFKAPYTLGEGLAKTLEFEFL from the coding sequence ATGAAGATCACACTTATTGGTGCTTCCGGGTTTGTCGGTACCCGGTTGATAGAATATCTTCGACCGACACTTTATTCGCTGCAGAATATAGATAAAAGACAAAGTTTATCTTATCCAAAGATCACAACGGTAGCCAATGTATTGGATAAGGAGAAACTTGTTTCTTTATTGGCAGGAACGGATGTTGTTGTTTTGTTGGCAGCAGAACATCGGGATGATGTATCTCCCGTATCCCTTTATTATGACGTGAATGTAGGTGGTATGCGTAATACACTGAAAGCAATGGAGATCAATGGAATCAAACGGATTGTCTTTACCAGCTCGGTTGCCGTTTATGGATTGAATAAGAAATGTCCGGATGAAAATCATCCGGCAGATCCTTTTAATCATTACGGGAAAAGTAAATGGGAAGCGGAGCTAGTGTTGCAGAAATGGTATCAAACTCATTCTGACTGGAATATAAACATAATCCGTCCGACGGTTATATTCGGTGAACGCAATAGGGGGAATGTTTATAATTTACTTCGGCAAATATCGAGTGGCAAATTCCTGATGGTGGGAAATGGCAATAATAAGAAGTCGATGGCTTATGTCGGTAACATTGTAGCGTTTCTTGAATTCCTGATTACGGAAAAGACAGCAGGTTATAACGTTTACAATTATGTGGATCAACCGGATTTTACCATGAATGAACTGGTTGAACATGTGAGTAAAGTCTTGAAGATACATATTCCGACAACTCATTTCCCATTTTGGTTAGGAATGTTGGGTGGATATTGTTTCGATTTGTTAGCCTTTTTATCCCGCCGAAAGCAAACGATCAGTTCTGTCCGGGTAAAGAAGTTTTGTGCTACGACCCAGTTTAATGCAGGAAAAATACAACAATCGGGTTTTAAAGCTCCGTATACACTAGGAGAAGGATTGGCAAAGACACTGGAGTTTGAGTTTTTATAA
- the creD gene encoding cell envelope integrity protein CreD, translating to METTIKKTAKINQSITFKALIIGFLTLILLIPGFMIQDLIRERQDRSVETIEKINAKWSNAQTICGPILSIPYTTMHEGSNNKTMLQEHILNITPENLNINTQLYPEERYYGIYKTILYKSELDISGNFEKINFQKIDNSTIHWDQAFLTIGVSDLRGITDNIDFTFDNKQYPVEAAGNSDRLMGKVLVISLNNPDSLLTGYALNFNCKLKLNGSSNINFIPIGKTSKVHVAGTWKSPGFIGNFSPEHTITENGFDANWSILRFNRSIPETWIDNQAETFEDSSFGVNLIDPVNHYQQNMRSAKYAFMFIALTFVVFFFVEILTKKRIHPIQYLLVGIALILFYSLLLSISEQINFGIAYLIASIATIGLITVYAHSIFKNKMQTGALTAMLCTLYIFLYVVLQLEDVALLIGSIGLFLILGVIMFFSRKINWYKEEETEEETEENSQSQPLTELH from the coding sequence ATGGAAACAACAATCAAAAAAACAGCAAAAATCAATCAGTCCATTACATTTAAAGCACTGATTATCGGCTTTCTGACCCTTATCCTACTGATCCCCGGATTCATGATCCAGGATCTGATACGGGAACGGCAAGACAGAAGTGTTGAAACGATCGAAAAGATCAATGCCAAATGGAGTAATGCCCAGACCATCTGCGGTCCTATACTCTCTATCCCCTACACGACCATGCATGAAGGTTCTAACAATAAAACAATGCTTCAGGAGCACATCCTCAATATCACTCCTGAAAATTTGAATATCAATACCCAATTGTACCCAGAAGAAAGATATTACGGAATCTATAAAACGATCCTTTACAAAAGTGAATTAGACATATCCGGAAATTTTGAAAAGATCAATTTCCAAAAGATCGACAATAGTACCATACATTGGGATCAGGCTTTCCTTACGATCGGTGTTTCCGACTTAAGAGGTATCACGGATAATATCGACTTTACTTTCGACAACAAACAATATCCGGTCGAAGCAGCCGGTAACAGTGATCGGTTAATGGGAAAAGTATTGGTTATCAGTTTAAACAATCCCGACTCTCTGTTGACTGGTTATGCATTAAATTTCAACTGCAAACTGAAGTTAAACGGAAGTAGCAATATCAATTTCATCCCGATAGGTAAAACGTCCAAAGTTCATGTAGCAGGTACCTGGAAATCACCTGGCTTTATCGGTAACTTCAGTCCAGAACATACTATTACCGAAAACGGTTTCGACGCAAACTGGAGTATCCTTCGTTTCAACCGCAGCATACCTGAAACATGGATCGATAACCAGGCCGAAACATTCGAAGACAGCTCTTTCGGAGTCAACCTGATCGATCCGGTAAACCATTACCAACAAAACATGCGGTCTGCCAAATATGCCTTTATGTTTATAGCTCTTACATTTGTTGTCTTTTTCTTTGTTGAAATACTGACAAAAAAACGTATCCACCCTATTCAGTATTTGCTGGTAGGTATAGCCCTGATCCTGTTCTACAGCCTGCTTTTATCGATCTCTGAACAGATCAATTTCGGCATTGCCTACCTGATTGCCAGTATAGCCACCATTGGACTGATAACGGTTTATGCCCACAGCATCTTTAAAAACAAAATGCAAACCGGAGCACTGACCGCCATGTTATGTACACTCTACATTTTCCTTTATGTCGTTCTGCAACTCGAAGACGTTGCCTTACTAATCGGAAGCATCGGCCTATTCCTCATACTTGGGGTCATCATGTTCTTCTCCCGGAAGATCAACTGGTATAAAGAAGAAGAAACAGAAGAGGAAACAGAAGAAAATAGCCAATCGCAACCACTAACAGAACTCCATTAA
- a CDS encoding winged helix-turn-helix domain-containing protein, with translation MKNILSKLNKAFESRIRLGIMSILSVNESADFNTMKQLMELTDGNLASHLKALENIGYIQSSKQFIGRKPNTQYMITEEGRKCFREHLDALEELIK, from the coding sequence ATGAAAAACATACTGTCCAAATTAAACAAAGCTTTCGAAAGCCGGATTCGACTGGGTATCATGTCTATCCTGTCGGTAAACGAATCAGCCGACTTCAACACCATGAAGCAACTGATGGAGCTGACCGACGGAAACCTGGCAAGCCATTTGAAAGCCCTGGAGAACATCGGATACATCCAGTCCTCCAAGCAATTCATCGGCAGGAAACCTAACACACAATATATGATTACTGAAGAAGGTAGAAAATGCTTCAGGGAACACCTGGACGCATTGGAAGAACTCATCAAATAA
- a CDS encoding agmatine deiminase family protein, with the protein MENKTILPAEWYPQSAVQLTWPHEGTDWAPILDEVVPCFVEIAKEVIKREKLLIVCPDESAVRSQLGDVDYSRIIFREMETNDTWARDHGGISVFEEGTPVVYDFVFNGWGMKYAASHDNLITRKLFHSKTFTEEVIPVNMQPFVLEGGSIESDGKGSLLTTVECLSSVNRNEYLQQEELENYLKQVFGLNRILWLESGYLAGDDTDSHVDTLARFCSEDTIAYVQCTDEEDEHYAELQEMEEELKEFKQENGEPYRLIALPMADKVEWEGERLPATYANFLIINGAVLVPFYNSPKDEVAKAALQTAFPDRELVGINCLPLIKQHGSLHCVTMQYPKEFVN; encoded by the coding sequence ATGGAAAATAAAACGATATTACCGGCTGAATGGTATCCGCAAAGTGCGGTTCAACTAACCTGGCCGCATGAAGGGACGGATTGGGCGCCGATACTCGACGAGGTCGTACCTTGTTTTGTGGAGATTGCCAAAGAGGTGATCAAGCGGGAGAAGTTATTGATTGTTTGTCCGGATGAATCGGCGGTACGCTCTCAGTTGGGAGATGTGGATTATAGCCGTATTATTTTCCGCGAGATGGAGACAAACGACACCTGGGCACGCGACCACGGAGGTATTTCCGTCTTCGAGGAAGGTACTCCGGTTGTGTACGATTTCGTATTCAACGGCTGGGGAATGAAATATGCAGCTAGTCATGATAATCTGATCACGCGGAAGTTGTTCCATAGTAAAACATTTACAGAGGAGGTGATCCCTGTCAATATGCAACCGTTCGTGTTGGAAGGCGGTAGTATCGAGTCGGATGGCAAAGGTTCTTTGCTGACTACGGTAGAATGTCTTTCCTCCGTGAACAGGAATGAATATCTTCAACAGGAAGAACTGGAAAATTATCTGAAACAGGTGTTCGGCCTGAACCGTATTTTGTGGCTGGAGAGCGGTTATCTAGCTGGTGACGATACCGATAGCCATGTCGATACATTGGCCCGTTTTTGTAGTGAAGATACGATCGCTTACGTACAATGTACGGATGAAGAAGATGAGCATTATGCCGAATTGCAGGAGATGGAGGAAGAGCTGAAAGAGTTTAAGCAAGAGAATGGCGAACCCTACCGGCTGATCGCTTTGCCAATGGCTGATAAAGTGGAATGGGAGGGTGAACGTTTGCCGGCTACCTACGCAAATTTCCTGATTATAAACGGAGCGGTACTGGTTCCTTTCTATAATTCACCGAAAGATGAGGTTGCAAAAGCGGCTTTGCAGACGGCGTTCCCGGACAGAGAGCTTGTAGGTATTAATTGTTTACCGTTAATTAAACAACATGGTTCATTGCATTGCGTGACGATGCAGTATCCGAAAGAGTTCGTTAATTGA